Below is a genomic region from Streptococcus salivarius.
CACTTTGCTTCAGGTAGCATGGGTAAAGGTTTCGCCATTAAACCTACTGATGGAGCTGTCTTTGCACCAATTAGTGGTACCATTCGTCAAGTTCTTCCTACTCGCCATGCAGTTGGTATTGAAAGTGAAGATGGTGTCATTGTTCTTATCCACGTTGGTATCGGAACAGTTAAACTTAAAGGTGAAGGATTCATTAGTTACGTAGAACAAGGTGATCGTGTTGAAGTTGGACAAAAACTTCTTGAGTTCTGGTCACCAATTATTGAGAAAAATGGTCTTGATGACACAGTACTTGTCACTGTAACCAATTCAGAAAAATTCAGTGCTTTCCATCTTGAACAAGAAGTTGGAGAAAAGGTAGAAGCTTTGTCTGAAGTTATTACCTTCAAAAAAGGAGAATAATCTATGAACACGACTGAAAAAATTCAAACTTACTTAAACGATCCAAAGATTGTTAGCGTTAATACTGTTGACGCTCACTCAGATCATAAGTATTTTGAATCTCTTGCAGAATTTTCTGAAGGGGAGATGAAGTTAAGACAATCTCTTAATGGAAAATGGAAAATTCATTATGCTCAGAATACAAATCAGGTTTTAAAAGACTTTTATAAAACAGAATTTGATGAAACTGATTTGAATTTCATCAATGTACCAGGTCATTTGGAACTTCAAGGTTTTGGTTCTCCACAATATGTGAATACCCAATATCCTTGGGATGGTAAAGAATTCCTTCGTCCACCTCAAGTTCCTCAAGAATCAAATGCTGTTGCATCATACGTTAAACATTTTACCTTGAATGATGCATTAAAAGACAAAAAAGTATTTATCTCATTCCAAGGGGTTGCCACTTCCATCTTTGTATGGGTCAATGGTAACTTCGTAGGATACAGTGAAGATTCATTTACACCTAGTGAATTTGAAATTAGTGATTACCTTGTTGGAGGTGATAACAAGTTGGCGGTAGCTGTTTATCGTTACTCTACAGCAAGCTGGTTGGAAGACCAAGACTTCTGGAGACTTTACGGTATTTTCAGAGATGTTTACTTGTACGCTATTCCAAAAGTTCACGTTCAAGATCTCTTTGTTAAGGGAGATTATGATTACCAAACAAAAGCAGGTCAATTGGATATTGATTTGAAGACTGTTGGTGATTACGAAGATAAGAAAATTAAATATGTTCTTTCAGATCATGAAGGCATCGTTAAAGAAGGTGATGCATCTGTTAATGCTGACGGTGAACTATCTGTAAGTCTTGAAGATTTGCAAATCAAACCTTGGAGTGCTGAAAGTCCTAAACTTTACAATTTGACCCTTCATGTTTTGGATGATGGCCAAGTTGTTGAAGTCGTTCCAGTTAAGGTTGGATTTAGACACTTCGAAATTAAAGATAAACTCATGCTTTTGAATGGTAAGAGAATTGTCTTTAAAGGGGTTAACAGACACGAATTTAACGCTAGAACAGGACGTTGTATCACTGAAGAAGATATGCTTTGGGATATCAAAGTGATGAAACAACATAACATCAATGCTGTTCGTACTTCTCACTATCCTAACCAAACACGTTGGTATGAATTGTGTGATGAATATGGACTTTATGTTATCGATGAAGCCAACCTTGAAACACACGGTACATGGCAAAAACTTGGTCTAAGCGAACCTTCATGGAATATCCCAGCTAGTGAACCAGAATGGTTGCCTGCTTGTTTGGATCGTGCCAATAACATGTTCCAACGTGATAAGAACCATGCTAGTGTTATCATTTGGTCTTGTGGTAATGAATCATATGCTGGTAAAGATATTGCTGACATGGCTGATTACTTCCGTAGTGTTGACAATACTCGTCCAGTTCACTATGAAGGTGTTACATGGTGTCGTGAATTTGATTACATTACAGACATCGAAAGTCGTATGTATGCGAAACCAGCTGATATTGAAGAATACCTCACTAACAATCCTCAAAAACCTTATATTTCATGTGAATACATGCACACAATGGGTAACTCTGGTGGTGGATTGAAACTCTACACTGACTTAGAGAAATATCCAGAATACCAAGGTGGATTTATTTGGGACTTCATTGACCAAGCTATTTACAAACCACTTCCAAATGGTAGCGAATTCCTATCATATGGTGGTGACTGGCATGATAGACCTTCTGACTACGAATTTTGTGGAAATGGTATTGTCTTCGCAGATCGTACCCTAACTCCAAAACTTCAAACAGTTAAACATCTTTACTCTAATATTAAGATTGCTGTTGATGAAAAATCAGTAACTATCAAGAATGATAATGTCTTTGAAGATCTTTCTGCTTATACTTTCCTAGCTAGAGTTTACGAAGATGGTAGAAAAGTTAGCGAAAGTGAATATCACTTTGATGTTAAACCAGGTGAAGAAGCAACATTCCCAGTAGAATTCGCTGTTGGAGCTTCAAATGCTGAACGAATTTATGAAGTTGCTTGTGTTCAGAATGAAGCAACTGAATGGGCTCCAAAAGGACATGAAATTGTTCGTGGTCAATATGTTGCTGAAAAGATTAGCACTGAAACACCAGTTAAAGCACCTTTGAATGTTGTTGAAGGCGACTTCAACATCGGAATTCAAGGACAAAACTTCTCTATCTTGCTTTCACGTGCACAAAATACGCTAGTATCTGCTAAGTATAACGGTGTTGAATTCATTGAGAAAGGTCCTAAACTTAACTTTACTCGTGCTTACACCGACAACGATCGTGGTGCTGGATATCCATTCGAAATGGCAGGCTGGAAAGTTGCTGGAAACTATAGTAAGGTTACAGATACTCAAATTCAAATTGAAGATGACTCTGTTAAAGTGACTTATGTTCATGAATTGCCTGGTTTTTCTGATGTCGAAGTTAAGGTAACTTATCAAGTTGATTACAAGGGTCGAATCTTTGTTACTACAAGCTATGATGGTAAAGCAGGTTTGCCAAACTTCCCTGAATTTGGTCTAGAATTTGCTATCGGTTCACAATTTACAAACCTAAGCTATTATGGATACGGTGCAGAAGAAAGCTACCTTGATAAACTTCCTGGTGCCTATCTTGGTCGATATAAAACATCTGTTGAAAAGACATTTGCTCCATATCTAATGCCACAAGAATCTGGTAATCACTATGGTACTCGTGAATTTACAGTATCTGATGATAACCATAATGGTCTTAAATTCACCGCACTAAATAAGGCATTCGAATTCAGTGCTTTGCTTAACAGTACTGAACAAATTGAAAATGCTCGTCATCAATATGAATTGCAACAATCTGATGCTACATGGATTAAAGTTCTTGCTGTTCAAATGGGTGTCGGTGGTGACGACTCATGGGGTGCTCCAGTTCATGACGAATTCTTGGTTAGCTCAGCAGATAGCTATCAATTGAGCTTCGTGATTGAACCACTCAACTAAAGTATTATTGGACTTTGCCTCCAACGATATATTTGATAAAGGAAACTCGAAAGGGTTTCCTTTTGTCATGGTTTGAAGTAAGAAAAAAGGAAACAGACCTCTGTTTCCTTTTAAAATATAACTCAGTTTTCAATTCCCTTAAAAATGGGAGTGGTCAAGTAAAATTATGAAAAAGTGAGTTAAAGTTATTGATATAGAAAAGGGACTAAACCACTCCCAAGACGTTAATGATTTTTTGTAGCTTTGGATGAAATTTGAAGATTATGCCTTGACGTTAATCGTCCAATAGCACTCTATCTAATATAAGTATACAACTTTGGGTTTAGATGTCCCAAAATAAGACTCTATGGATTCTTATCTGTATTGTGATTGGCGACTATTTTTGTCAATAAAAATTTAAGAGGTTGTTGATTTCACTTAGAATATAGTAACGCTCTATGAAAACGTATACAATAGTAGTTAGAGAAATAAACATAGATTGGAGAAGATTGATGACATCATCTTTTGAAGACTTCACAAAAAAAGCAGAAGCATTCTTAGAAGAACATATTACAGAGTATCTCAGTGTGGACATGGCTCTTGAAGATTTTGCAAGACAATATAACCAAGGGCTTTTTGATGAGATCACTTCCTCTGATTCAAAGCAGGAGAGAGCTTGGAAACTCATTGAAGAGGCTTATCATTATCACGAGGAAGATCCTTCGAGAAGTCAGGAATTTTTGACAGAAGCTTTAAAACTAGATCCTGAAAATCTTGATGCTAAGCAGATGCTCTTAACTTTTCAAAGTCCACTTGAACATCTAAAAGGCCTAATTGCTTTAGAAAAAGAGCAAAGGTCCAAGTGGGATCAAGGTCCAAAAATGGGCTGGGCTAATCTTGACGAGCGTCCTTATTTGTCTTTGAAGTATAATCTTGCTAAATTTTATTTAAGCAACAGTATGAAGCGGTTTGCTATTAAGGAATTTGAAGAGATTCTAGAGATAGATGTTCAAGATCACATGGGAGTCCGTTACGAATTAATGGCTACCTATTGTAATCTGGAGGAGTTTGATAAGGCTAAAAACTTTTTCGAATGTGAGCAAATGGAATATCACGAAGAAGATTTGATGATAGTACCAATGATGACGCTCTCTCTAATGACGGGACATATTGAGGATGCGGATTTCTATTTTGATCTTCTCTATGCAAAAAATCCAGAGTTCGAAAATTATTTAAAAATGATTGAACAAGGTGATGAAGAGCGTCTAGTTGCCGAAACGCTTAAAGTCAACCCTATCTTATTTGAAGCCAATAGTATGCAAAGTCTTTTGATGGTTTTTAATCAAGTCGTTGATCTATCCCAATCAGAATATTATTTTACTTGGTTAATCGAAAAATATCGTGCAAAACGTCCACAAAGACATGTTGCGAAAAAGAAAAATCCAGAATTGCACAAACTAATTAGAGAATTGGAAAAAAGTATAGAACCAAGCAAAGCCCTCCAAGGTCTTTCAATAAGTGTGGAGCGTATACTTCGTCAACATGGCTTAATAGAATTTAAAGATTTTAAAAAGAAAACGGAAGAGGAAGTAGCAGCGATTAGAGGAGTTGGAAAGGTGAGCATGGAAATCCTTAAAGAAAATGGTGTTGTCTTTAAAAAGAAGCGGAAAAAGAAGTAAGGAACTATTCATCAAACAAGCCATAGCAAATTTTTGCAATTTTATCTTATATCCTTTAAGATAATTCTGTTACAACTTGAAAAGGAGAACAGGATGGAAACATATACACTTTCAAATGGCGTTACGATTCCTAAAATTGGTTTTGGGACTTGGCAGATTCCAGAAGGCGAAGAAGCCTATAACAGCGTTAGTTTTGCACTTAGGGCGGGTTACACACATATTGATACAGCACAAATCTACGGTAACGAGGTTTCTGTAGGTAAGGCGATTGCTGATAGTGATGTGGCGCGTGAGGATATTTTCCTAACGACTAAACTCTGGAATGACAAGCACGATTACGATTTGGCTAAGGCCTCTATCGACGAATCTCTCGAAAGATTAGGTGTGGATTATTTGGATCTTTTGCTTATCCACTGGCCAAATCCAAAGGCACTTCGTGAGAATAATGCGTGGAAGGCTGGCAATGCAGGCGCTTGGAAGGCAATGGAAGAAGCCTACAAAGAAGGTAAGGTGCGTGCTATCGGTGTGTCTAACTTTATGCAACATCACCTAGAAGCTCTCCTTGAAACGGCTGAAATTGTGCCACATGTCAATCAAATCCTCTTGGCTCCAGGTTGTGCCCAAGAAGATTTGGTTGCCTATTGCAAGAAGCATGACATTCTTCTTGAAGCATACAGCCCACTAGGTACAGGTAGCATTTTTGGAAATGAAGATGTTGAAGCAGTGGCTGAACGTAACGGTAAATCTGTGGCACAAGTTGCTCTGCGTTGGAGCCTTCAAAAAGGTTTCTTGCCACTACCTAAGTCTGTGACACCTAAAAACATTGAAGCCAACTTGGATATATTTGACTTTGATTTGTCAGAGGAAGATATGGCAGTCTTGGATAAGATTCAAGGCATCAAAACTCAGGATGATCCTGACACAGTTAATTTTTAATAGGATTTTAAGCAACTCGTAAGGGTTGCTTTTTGCTTGTTTTTGTTGATTTGCTATAATGAAACTGTCATTTTTTTATTTATAGATGGGAGTTACGTAATGGAGTCTCGAAATCTTTTGCCTCAGAATACACGTATGATGGCTAATTTGCTCAGTTTTTCAGGGGGAGCTTTGGATGTCTTTTGTCATATGTATTACCATAGTTTGGTTGCCACTCAGACAGGGAATATTCTCCTGTTAGTTGCTGACTGGCGTAGTAGTAGCATGTACCATAACATGTTACGATGCTTTTCCATTTTTTTCTTTACCTTAGGTTTTCTTTTTGGCATGTGGTTTAAAGACCATCGTAAGAATGCTTATTGGCGTGTTTATGGTTTACTTCCTCTTTGTGTGATGACTGCCATTTTACCATTCTTAACGCCAAATGCTCTATTGGAGCTTCCGATTATTGCTTTTTCTGCAGGTGTCATGATGAAGACTTTTACCGGTAGTCAGATTGAAAATCACCCCTTTGTGATTTTTATGACTTCAGGTAATTATCGAAGGATGCTGACGGCACTTTACTATGTTATTCAGGGAAGCGATGATCAGAAAGAATATCGTCGTCAGGCTGTCAATTATAGCTTTGTCGTAGGAAGTTTTGTGGTTGGTGCTGTTGTATCAGCTCTTCTAATGCACATCATTTATATTAAGTCAATCTGGCTAATTACACTCAGCCTCATTACCATCATGGTTTATTATTCATCTGAAGTGAAACGACTAGGACTCAAGGAAACCAATCTTTAAGCACTTATGTAGCAATTATTTTTGATAAAAAATCTCCTATGTTATAATCTTGATTATATTAATTTTTTTTAACCCTGAATAAAGGAGACATAAGATGCCTGTAATAAGTAATGATTTTTCAGATATTGTGTATAACCGTCGTTCCATTCGTAACTTTGATACTTCTGTCAAGATTCCACGAGAAGAAATGTTGGAAATCTTGGACAAGACTGTTACAGCACCATCATCAGTGAACATGCAACCCTGGCGTTTTGTTGTCGTTGATAGCGAAGAAGGCAAAGAAAAATTGAAACCCTTTATCAGCTACAATGGTGTACAAAATGAAACGTCATCAGCCATGGTTCTCATTTTTGCCGATTTGAAGAGTC
It encodes:
- a CDS encoding aldo/keto reductase, which translates into the protein METYTLSNGVTIPKIGFGTWQIPEGEEAYNSVSFALRAGYTHIDTAQIYGNEVSVGKAIADSDVAREDIFLTTKLWNDKHDYDLAKASIDESLERLGVDYLDLLLIHWPNPKALRENNAWKAGNAGAWKAMEEAYKEGKVRAIGVSNFMQHHLEALLETAEIVPHVNQILLAPGCAQEDLVAYCKKHDILLEAYSPLGTGSIFGNEDVEAVAERNGKSVAQVALRWSLQKGFLPLPKSVTPKNIEANLDIFDFDLSEEDMAVLDKIQGIKTQDDPDTVNF
- a CDS encoding glycoside hydrolase family 2 TIM barrel-domain containing protein, yielding MNTTEKIQTYLNDPKIVSVNTVDAHSDHKYFESLAEFSEGEMKLRQSLNGKWKIHYAQNTNQVLKDFYKTEFDETDLNFINVPGHLELQGFGSPQYVNTQYPWDGKEFLRPPQVPQESNAVASYVKHFTLNDALKDKKVFISFQGVATSIFVWVNGNFVGYSEDSFTPSEFEISDYLVGGDNKLAVAVYRYSTASWLEDQDFWRLYGIFRDVYLYAIPKVHVQDLFVKGDYDYQTKAGQLDIDLKTVGDYEDKKIKYVLSDHEGIVKEGDASVNADGELSVSLEDLQIKPWSAESPKLYNLTLHVLDDGQVVEVVPVKVGFRHFEIKDKLMLLNGKRIVFKGVNRHEFNARTGRCITEEDMLWDIKVMKQHNINAVRTSHYPNQTRWYELCDEYGLYVIDEANLETHGTWQKLGLSEPSWNIPASEPEWLPACLDRANNMFQRDKNHASVIIWSCGNESYAGKDIADMADYFRSVDNTRPVHYEGVTWCREFDYITDIESRMYAKPADIEEYLTNNPQKPYISCEYMHTMGNSGGGLKLYTDLEKYPEYQGGFIWDFIDQAIYKPLPNGSEFLSYGGDWHDRPSDYEFCGNGIVFADRTLTPKLQTVKHLYSNIKIAVDEKSVTIKNDNVFEDLSAYTFLARVYEDGRKVSESEYHFDVKPGEEATFPVEFAVGASNAERIYEVACVQNEATEWAPKGHEIVRGQYVAEKISTETPVKAPLNVVEGDFNIGIQGQNFSILLSRAQNTLVSAKYNGVEFIEKGPKLNFTRAYTDNDRGAGYPFEMAGWKVAGNYSKVTDTQIQIEDDSVKVTYVHELPGFSDVEVKVTYQVDYKGRIFVTTSYDGKAGLPNFPEFGLEFAIGSQFTNLSYYGYGAEESYLDKLPGAYLGRYKTSVEKTFAPYLMPQESGNHYGTREFTVSDDNHNGLKFTALNKAFEFSALLNSTEQIENARHQYELQQSDATWIKVLAVQMGVGGDDSWGAPVHDEFLVSSADSYQLSFVIEPLN
- a CDS encoding DUF1275 family protein; this encodes MESRNLLPQNTRMMANLLSFSGGALDVFCHMYYHSLVATQTGNILLLVADWRSSSMYHNMLRCFSIFFFTLGFLFGMWFKDHRKNAYWRVYGLLPLCVMTAILPFLTPNALLELPIIAFSAGVMMKTFTGSQIENHPFVIFMTSGNYRRMLTALYYVIQGSDDQKEYRRQAVNYSFVVGSFVVGAVVSALLMHIIYIKSIWLITLSLITIMVYYSSEVKRLGLKETNL